One window from the genome of Salvia splendens isolate huo1 chromosome 9, SspV2, whole genome shotgun sequence encodes:
- the LOC121749552 gene encoding ribulose-phosphate 3-epimerase, chloroplastic-like: MASAAASLGPSALIQSVSGGIKGQKLSLATPTSLISTRRRSRAVVKATARVDKFSKSDIIVSPSILSANFAKLGEQVKAVEVAGCDWIHVDVMDGRFVPNITIGPLVVDALRPVTDLPLDVHLMIVEPEQRVPDFIKAGADIVSVHCELASTIHLHRTVNQIKSLGAKAGVVLNPGTPLSTIEYVLDVIDLVLIMSVNPGFGGQSFIESQVKKISDLRKLCAEKGVNPWIEVDGGVGPKNAYKVIEAGANALVAGSAVFGAPDYAEAIKGIKTSKRPVAVAV; this comes from the exons ATGGCATCAGCAGCTGCTTCTTTGGGCCCTTCAGCTTTAATTCAGTCAGTTTCCGGCGGGATTAAAGGTCAAAAGCTCTCTCTTGCAACCCCCACTTCTCTCATTTCTACAAG GAGAAGATCTAGGGCTGTAGTTAAGGCAACTGCTCGGGTTGATAAGTTCTCCAAAAGCGACATAATCGTGTCTCCATCGATTCTTTCGGCTAATTTTGCCAAATTAGGAGAGCAG GTGAAAGCAGTGGAGGTGGCAGGTTGCGATTGGATTCACGTTGATGTGATGGACGGACGGTTTGTGCCAAATATTACAATTGGCCCCCTCGTAGTAGATGCTCTGCGCCCTGTCACTGATCTCCCCTTGGATGTGCATTTG ATGATTGTGGAGCCTGAGCAACGAGTCCCAGACTTCATCAAGGCTGGAGCCGACATAGTTAGTGTTCATTGCGAACTAGCTTCAACCATTCATTTGCATCGTACAGTGAATCAA attaaGAGCTTGGGTGCTAAAGCCGGAGTTGTCCTGAACCCTGGAACTCCATTGAGTACCATAGAGTATGTTCTTGATG TGATTGATTTAGTACTGATCATGTCTGTAAATCCCGGGTTTGGTGGGCAAAGCTTCATAGAGAGccaagtaaagaaaatatctgACTTGAGAAAATTGTGCGCTGAGAAG GGAGTGAACCCGTGGATTGAGGTAGATGGTGGAGTCGGTCCAAAAAATGCTTACAAG GTAATTGAGGCTGGAGCCAATGCGTTGGTTGCTGGCTCAGCTGTGTTTGGAGCTCCTGATTATGCTGAAG CTATTAAAGGGATCAAAACCAGCAAAAGGCCTGTAGCAGTTGCAGTATAA
- the LOC121747024 gene encoding peptidyl-prolyl cis-trans isomerase NIMA-interacting 4-like has protein sequence MGKDSKSAGKGKAKAAGGSDDAGSKGKAKGGKSDGLGTCTYVKARHVLCEKQGKINEAYKKLQDGWLSNGDKVPPAEFAKIAAEYSECPSGKKGGDLGWFPRGKMAGPFQEVAFNTPVGVTSAPFKSTHGYHIILAEGRKN, from the exons ATGGGGAAGGATTCCAAGTCAGCAGGTAAAGGCAAGGCAAAAGCAGCCGGGGGCAGTGACGATGCTGGATCAAAGGGCAAAGCAAAAGGAGGGAAATCGGATGGTTTAGGAACTTGCACATATGTTAAAG CTAGACATGTCTTGTGTGAGAAGCAAGGAAAGATCAATGAAGCCTATAAGAAGCTACAGGATGGCTGGCTCAGTAACGGAGACAAAGTTCCACCCGCTGAGTTTGCTAAG ATAGCTGCAGAATATTCGGAATGCCCATCGGGGAAGAAAGGTGGGGATCTAGGATGGTTCCCACGTGGTAAGATGGCTGGTCCGTTTCAGGAGGTGGCGTTTAACACACCTGTAGGGGTGACCAGTGCGCCATTTAAATCAAC CCATGGCTACCACATTATCTTGGCTGAAGGGAGGAAAAACTGA
- the LOC121747023 gene encoding galactoside 2-alpha-L-fucosyltransferase-like, producing the protein MPSFRQELHSLFPEKETVFHFLGRYLFHPTNAVWGLISRYYEAYLSKADVTVGIQIRSFDATPDPVIVDQILSCTTRENVLLEMSQQEGGANSSIKQKKKVSVLITSLSSGYFEQIRDLYWENPTTTGEVVAVFQPSNERYQQSEKQNHNRKAWTEIYLLSLTDKLVTSSSSTFGYVAQGLRGVRPWILSETENQTAPDPPCRRVMSMEPCFHSPAFFNCKTKRGIDPGAVVPHVRHCEDRSWGLKLFQNHSK; encoded by the coding sequence ATGCCCTCGTTTCGGCAGGAGCTCCACAGTCTCTTCCCAGAAAAGGAGACTGTGTTCCACTTTTTAGGGCGTTATCTCTTCCACCCGACTAATGCAGTTTGGGGGCTTATAAGCCGATACTATGAAGCTTATCTGTCGAAGGCGGATGTTACAGTAGGAATCCAAATAAGGTCATTTGATGCTACACCTGATCCAGTCATAGTGGATCAGATTCTGTCTTGCACAACGAGGGAGAACGTACTCCTGGAGATGAGCCAGCAGGAAGGAGGCGCCAACTCATCCATTAAGCAGAAGAAGAAGGTATCCGTGCTGATCACATCTCTGAGCTCTGGCTACTTCGAACAAATAAGAGACCTGTACTGGGAGAATCCAACCACGACTGGGGAGGTGGTTGCAGTGTTCCAACCGAGTAATGAAAGGTATCAGCAGTCGGAGAAGCAGAACCACAACCGGAAGGCATGGACAGAGATTTACCTGCTGAGCCTAACCGACAAACTGGTGACGAGTTCTTCGTCGACATTTGGTTATGTAGCTCAAGGGCTTCGAGGGGTAAGGCCGTGGATACTGTCTGAGACTGAGAACCAAACAGCACCAGATCCACCATGTAGACGAGTCATGTCGATGGAGCCATGCTTCCATTCTCCCGCATTCTTCAACTGCAAAACGAAGAGAGGAATCGATCCAGGCGCTGTTGTGCCTCATGTTAGGCATTGTGAAGATAGGAGCTGGGGTTTGAAGCTATTTCAAAATCAcagtaaataa